GGACATCACCACGGAACTGGTGAAGCTGAATCCGTATCGCTATGCGGGCTATTATTGGGACCGCAAGACGCAATATTATTATCTGCAGGCCAGATACTACGATCCGAGGAACGGAAGGTTCCTGTCGGCGGATACGTATCGGGGTGAGATTGACAGTCCGCTTACGTTGAATTTGTATACGTATGTGCAGAATAACCCGATAAATTATGTTGATCCAAGTGGACATAAATATTGTTTAGGCAGTTTAAAAGAGGGGCTTGGATGTGTAGCAGTGATTATTGGAACATGGTTGATTCATAATTCCAATATGACAGAAAAGGTAGCAGATTTTCTTGTAGTGGATGATATAAAAACAATTATTGATCCGAATTCCTCAACATTTGATAAAACACTTGCTGCTTCGAACTTTGTCCCAATTGGAAAATTTATTAAAGGCGGCAGAATAATTGTAAGACTTATTAATGATGAAGGGCGAGTAATTGAGCGCGCGGTTGAA
The genomic region above belongs to Ferviditalea candida and contains:
- a CDS encoding RHS repeat-associated core domain-containing protein; translation: LTGGSLSDATLTDSTGTLTDATTSTSTAGETTVAVEQEPTEDITTELVKLNPYRYAGYYWDRKTQYYYLQARYYDPRNGRFLSADTYRGEIDSPLTLNLYTYVQNNPINYVDPSGHKYCLGSLKEGLGCVAVIIGTWLIHNSNMTEKVADFLVVDDIKTIIDPNSSTFDKTLAASNFVPIGKFIKGGRIIVRLINDEGRVIERAVEGSDEALNVASQISSKTMKHYSKHIPSEFAKQVPHLSKEQLESILKDRTFFNPNWSVDEVNQAVQQTYKDALKNGVHNSYHTIEVNGEKITVFVGENGDLNTAFGS